The following proteins are co-located in the Camelina sativa cultivar DH55 chromosome 12, Cs, whole genome shotgun sequence genome:
- the LOC104731211 gene encoding uncharacterized protein LOC104731211 isoform X2, translated as MAIASTATVLFCCAKPSFRRIPIKTSSSSPFTNLNESWIRSRSLTHDPIALSGLIRTGLVAAAFIAAGPESSAMAAVDSLQLSEPANALSLPTWAVHVSSVVEWFTAMALVWKYGERKGYESWKGLSWGMVPLLGGALCACTWHFFYNDESLEVLVALQAALTVTGNIPLCIAAFRINKLSSKIEVSEKP; from the exons ATGGCGATTGCTTCAACAGCCACCGTTCTCTTCTGCTGTGCGAAACCCAGTTTCCGGCGAATTCCGATCAAGACCAGTTCATCTTCTCCTTTCACAAACTTAAACGAAAGTTGGATTCGGAGCCGCAGCTTAACCCATGACCCGATTGCGTTGTCGGGTCTTATCAGAACCGGTTTGGTGGCGGCTGCTTTCATCGCGGCGGGACCAGAGTCTAGTGCTATGGCGGCGGTGGATTCACTTCAGCTAAGCGAACCGGCTAATGCGTTGTCTTTACCCACTTGGGCAGTTCATGTTTCCAGCGTTGTCGAAtggtt CACGGCTATGGCATTGGTGTGGAAATATGGAGAAAGAAAGGGTTATGAGTCTTGGAAAGGTCTCTCATGGGGAATG GTACCTTTGCTTGGTGGAGCTCTCTGCGCATGCACATGGCATTTCTTTTACAATGATGAATCTCTTGAG GTGTTGGTCGCGCTTCAGGCAGCGCTAACTGTGACTGGTAATATTCCTTTGTGCATCGCTGCCTTTCGAATCAACAAGTTGTCATCCAAGATTGAAGTCTCTGAAAAACCGTGA
- the LOC104731211 gene encoding uncharacterized protein LOC104731211 isoform X1 has translation MAIASTATVLFCCAKPSFRRIPIKTSSSSPFTNLNESWIRSRSLTHDPIALSGLIRTGLVAAAFIAAGPESSAMAAVDSLQLSEPANALSLPTWAVHVSSVVEWITRLWHWCGNMEKERVMSLGKVSHGECSMTSPVSETFQVRGRRRNGMETSPGRFAHGGDGNSLWGRQRF, from the exons ATGGCGATTGCTTCAACAGCCACCGTTCTCTTCTGCTGTGCGAAACCCAGTTTCCGGCGAATTCCGATCAAGACCAGTTCATCTTCTCCTTTCACAAACTTAAACGAAAGTTGGATTCGGAGCCGCAGCTTAACCCATGACCCGATTGCGTTGTCGGGTCTTATCAGAACCGGTTTGGTGGCGGCTGCTTTCATCGCGGCGGGACCAGAGTCTAGTGCTATGGCGGCGGTGGATTCACTTCAGCTAAGCGAACCGGCTAATGCGTTGTCTTTACCCACTTGGGCAGTTCATGTTTCCAGCGTTGTCGAAtg GATCACACGGCTATGGCATTGGTGTGGAAATATGGAGAAAGAAAGGGTTATGAGTCTTGGAAAGGTCTCTCATGGGGAATG TTCCATGACGTCTCCCGTCTCGGAAACGTTTCAGGTACGGGGACGGCGAAGAAACGGCATGGAAACGTCTCCGGGACGTTTCGCACACGGTGGGGACGGCAACAGTTTATGGGGACGGCAACGGTTCTAA
- the LOC104731209 gene encoding uncharacterized protein LOC104731209 — MGIVFFSKKRLMGIFGFKGDNNTPLLNLCEERKDLIRAARDARSHLAKSHRLYFESLVEFTSGLNQFVHKELVVIPYSDDDSSSSDLVCSGSESNSDSDSDSDSDSDCFVCDQPQTAPLRNNDDQNPGKNVVGGGTCGSSNNGQEGIDKSREEGLGSEGAKCVNDPNEDERKGSKNVSSADEQNPFLGYHDIFGLYGSPEDETQCDVTVPDQRDDEVESDVFREIREREGIPDLEPESDDNSTLIRKNQKKKKKKNAEASSSVASGVDKIDVEANTCNGQVSGEVDDTNETCAHETGETTPESVTEEVTRSDEEDGSDEAYESSSSSFSESSGLSFTDLRNVVERINRISEKAKSNKYEISELLEVSRVDHHQPLGSQFKGFASKVLGSSKNSTRDSRRREGTRFRFDDIAVTLSMTLEKLYMWEKKLHAEVEVEEKLRVSYDEAYKIVQTLDNNGAESSDIEAAEDVLKRLLSKINDSVRAVESISMRIHKIRDDELSVQVIEIINGFQKMWRFLAKCHHKQFRVITRSKSCVHIVEKGSSSRKATQKVEEQIRRYREYMRGYIDAQRGFVNLLNRWLNQNIMEDEDETETEAPMIFKVCSDWLREIENVDVIKVLSAVEEMRSRFQGLGFKQVEEEKQRKRTERLSKELERKTKEVEEIWGNAVVSGRTANMMLGPELLSLRESVTQETEKHGRMIRELNDTLSMSLQECLVPIFEGLEEFCFANFKAYKNIRIVST; from the coding sequence ATgggtattgtttttttttcaaaaaagagaTTAATGGGTATTTTTGGTTTCAAGGGAGATAATAATACTCCATTGTTGAATCTGTGTGAGGAGAGGAAGGATTTGATAAGAGCAGCGAGAGATGCTAGGTCTCACTTAGCGAAATCTCATCGTCTTTACTTTGAATCTCTTGTAGAATTCACTAGCGGTCTTAACCAGTTTGTTCATAAGGAATTGGTTGTGATTCCTTATTCGGATGATGATTCGTCAAGTAGCGATCTGGTCTGTTCTGGATCAGAATCAAACTcggattctgattctgattctgattctgattctgattgttTTGTATGTGATCAGCCTCAAACAGCTCCGTTGAGAAACAATGACGATCAGAATCCGGGGAAAAACGTGGTTGGAGGTGGAACTTGTGGTTCAAGTAACAATGGTCAAGAGGGTATAGATAAGTCACGTGAAGAAGGTTTAGGGTCTGAGGGGGCAAAGTGCGTGAATGATCCAAATGAAGATGAGAGGAAAGGTTCGAAAAACGTTTCTTCTGCTGATGAACAGAACCCTTTCCTAGGTTATCATGATATATTTGGTTTGTACGGTTCCCCCGAGGATGAAACGCAATGTGATGTCACCGTACCGGATCAAAGAGATGATGAGGTTGAGAGTGATGTATTTAGAGAAATTAGGGAGAGAGAAGGGATTCCTGATTTGGAACCTGAAAGTGATGATAATAGTACTCTTATAAGgaagaatcaaaagaagaagaagaagaagaatgctgAAGCAAGCTCTTCGGTTGCTAGTGGAGTCGATAAGATAGATGTTGAAGCAAACACTTGTAATGGTCAAGTTTCAGGTGAGGTTGATGATACTAATGAAACTTGCGCGCATGAGACCGGAGAAACAACTCCAGAGAGTGTTACTGAAGAAGTGACAAGATCAGATGAGGAGGATGGTTCTGATGAAGCGtatgagtcttcttcttcttctttttcggaATCATCTGGGTTGTCCTTTACTGATCTTAGGAATGTAGTAGAAAGGATCAATCGTATAAGCGAGAAAGCTAAGAGTAATAAATATGAAATCTCCGAGTTGCTTGAAGTTAGCAGAGTTGATCACCATCAACCTTTAGGATCACAGTTCAAGGGATTTGCTTCAAAGGTACTTGGTAGTTCCAAGAATTCGACTCGTGATTCACGCAGAAGAGAAGGTACTCGTTTTCGCTTTGATGATATTGCTGTTACACTCTCCATGACATTAGAGAAGCTTTATATGTGGGAAAAGAAGCTTCACGcagaagttgaagttgaagaaAAGCTTAGGGTTTCTTATGACGAAGCGTACAAGATTGTTCAGACTCTTGATAACAACGGAGCAGAATCGAGCGACATTGAAGCGGCCGAGGATGTGCTTAAACGCCTGTTATCCAAGATTAATGACTCGGTTAGAGCAGTTGAATCGATTTCCATGAGAATTCATAAGATAAGAGACGACGAGCTTTCGGTTCAGGTGATTGAGATCATCAACGGATTCCAAAAGATGTGGAGATTCTTGGCGAAATGTCACCACAAGCAGTTTCGAGTGATCACTAGAAGCAAGTCTTGTGTTCATATTGTTGAAAAAGGATCGAGCTCGAGGAAAGCAACGCAGAAGGTTGAAGAACAAATTAGAAGATACAGAGAATATATGAGAGGTTACATTGATGCACAAAGAGGTTTCGTTAACCTCTTGAACAGGTGGCTTAACCAAAACATCATGGAGGACGAAGATGAAACGGAGACCGAGGCTCCTATGATATTTAAGGTTTGCAGCGATTGGTTAAGAGAGATTGAGAATGTTGATGTGATTAAAGTGTTGAGTGCTGTTGAAGAAATGAGATCGAGATTTCAAGGGTTAGGGTTCAAGCAagtagaggaagagaaacagaggaagagaacaGAGAGATTGTCTAAGGAGTTAGAGAGGAAGACGAAAGAAGTGGAGGAGATTTGGGGAAACGCGGTTGTTTCTGGTCGGACGGCAAACATGATGCTTGGACCGGAGTTGCTGTCTTTGAGAGAGAGTGTGacacaagaaacagaaaagCATGGGAGAATGATAAGAGAGTTAAACGACACCCTATCGATGAGTTTGCAAGAGTGTTTGGTTCCCATCTTTGAGGGTTTGGAGGAATTTTGTTTCGCTAATTTTAAAGCATATAAGAACATTAGAATCGTTTCCACATAA
- the LOC104731212 gene encoding uncharacterized protein LOC104731212 has protein sequence MAIASTATVLFCCAKPNYRRIPIKTSSSSPLTTLNERRIRSRSLTHYPIALSGLIGTGLVAAAFIAAGPESTAMAAVDSLQLNEPANALSLPTWAVHVSSVVEWITAMALVWKYGERKGYESWKGLSWGMVPLLGGALCACTWHFFYNDESLEVLVALQAALTVIGNITLCIAAFRINKLSSKIKISEKP, from the exons ATGGCGATTGCTTCAACAGCCACCGTTCTCTTCTGCTGTGCGAAACCCAATTACCGGCGAATTCCGATCAAGACCAGTTCATCTTCTCCTCTCACAACCTTAAACGAACGTCGGATTCGGAGCCGCAGCTTAACTCATTACCCAATTGCGTTGTCGGGTCTTATCGGAACCGGTTTGGTTGCGGCTGCTTTCATCGCGGCGGGACCAGAGTCTACTGCTATGGCGGCGGTGGATTCACTTCAGCTGAACGAACCGGCTAATGCTTTGTCTTTACCTACTTGGGCAGTTCATGTTTCCAGCGTTGTCGAAtg GATCACTGCTATGGCGTTGGTATGGAAATATGGAGAAAGAAAGGGTTATGAGTCGTGGAAAGGTCTCTCATGGGGAATG GTACCTTTGCTTGGTGGAGCACTCTGCGCATGCACTTGGCATTTCTTTTACAATGATGAATCTCTTGAG GTGTTGGTTGCGCTTCAGGCAGCACTAACTGTGATCGGTAATATTACTTTGTGCATCGCTGCCTTTCGAATCAACAAGTTGTCATCCAAGATTAAAATCTCTGAAAAACCGTGA